A window from Cryobacterium sp. PAMC25264 encodes these proteins:
- a CDS encoding histidine phosphatase family protein: MVASQVHIVRHGEVFNPERVLYGRLPGFKLSDLGQQMAEAAAADLVARARPVARVIASPLQRTQESAAPIMAAFDLPIHLDERLIEPANRFEGKRMRGPGGALRDPRNWPSLVNPSRPSWGEPFRSISTRMLAAIDDAFHCVDDGDVVLVSHQLPIWMVHRSLAGERLAHDPRKRRCDLSSITTLTLRGNRPAEIAYSSPAAGLLVPANDVGAV, translated from the coding sequence GTGGTAGCTAGCCAGGTACATATCGTGCGTCACGGTGAGGTTTTCAACCCCGAACGCGTGCTTTACGGCAGACTTCCCGGCTTCAAGCTGTCCGATCTGGGACAGCAGATGGCCGAGGCGGCTGCCGCAGACCTCGTCGCGCGTGCGCGCCCGGTCGCGCGGGTGATCGCGTCGCCGCTGCAGCGCACCCAGGAGTCCGCGGCGCCGATCATGGCGGCCTTCGACCTGCCCATCCACCTCGACGAGCGCCTCATCGAACCTGCCAACCGGTTCGAGGGCAAACGGATGCGCGGCCCCGGCGGTGCCCTTCGGGACCCGCGCAACTGGCCCAGCCTGGTGAACCCGTCCCGGCCCAGCTGGGGCGAACCGTTCCGCTCCATCTCCACCCGGATGCTCGCAGCGATCGACGACGCCTTCCACTGCGTGGACGACGGTGACGTGGTGCTGGTCAGCCATCAACTGCCGATCTGGATGGTGCACCGCAGCCTGGCCGGGGAGCGTCTCGCGCACGACCCGCGCAAGCGCCGCTGCGACCTCTCCAGCATCACGACCCTGACCCTGCGCGGCAACAGGCCCGCCGAGATCGCCTACTCGAGCCCGGCCGCCGGCCTCCTGGTGCCCGCCAACGACGTGGGTGCAGTGTGA
- a CDS encoding TlpA disulfide reductase family protein — protein MNRRPRRIPAILAGFAALALALSGCSSDDSLARQYTDGTNKGYIAGDGSVTEIPADERGESVEFNGTLEDGSTVTSADYAGEVLVVNFWYASCAPCRAEAPDLKAISEQFADNGASFLGVNVRDQAASAIAFNEAYEISYPSVMDVDNGGMQLAFSGNIPPNAVPTTLVLDSSGRVAARILGQVNSPGILKTLISDTIAEDG, from the coding sequence GTGAACCGCCGACCGCGCCGAATTCCTGCGATCCTGGCCGGCTTCGCGGCGCTTGCCCTCGCCCTCAGCGGCTGCAGCAGCGACGACTCCCTCGCCAGGCAGTACACAGACGGAACCAACAAGGGCTACATCGCCGGGGACGGCAGCGTTACGGAGATCCCCGCTGACGAGCGAGGCGAGTCCGTGGAGTTCAACGGCACCCTCGAAGACGGCTCCACGGTCACCTCCGCCGACTACGCCGGTGAGGTTCTCGTGGTCAATTTCTGGTACGCCAGCTGCGCCCCCTGCCGCGCCGAGGCCCCCGACCTCAAGGCCATCAGCGAGCAGTTCGCCGACAACGGCGCCAGCTTCCTCGGCGTCAACGTGCGTGACCAGGCTGCCAGCGCCATCGCCTTCAACGAGGCCTACGAGATCAGCTACCCGTCGGTGATGGACGTCGACAACGGCGGGATGCAGCTGGCCTTCAGCGGCAACATCCCCCCGAACGCCGTGCCGACCACGCTGGTGCTGGACTCGTCCGGCCGGGTCGCCGCGCGCATCCTGGGCCAGGTGAACTCGCCGGGCATCCTGAAAACCTTGATCTCCGACACGATTGCCGAGGACGGCTAG
- a CDS encoding cytochrome c biogenesis CcdA family protein, producing MGNPFGEIVFSGQLFLAIPIAVLAGLVSFASPCILPLVPGYLAYIGGFADGSAGSKLSARRGRNRLLLGVSLFILGFTLVFVLTGVVFGFAGFWLNQYRDLITRIAGAIVILLGLVFVGQFGAMQRTIKTSWRPRMGLAGAPVLGAVFAVGWTPCTGPTLTAINSLSLSTGSPWQGGLLALFYALGLGIPFLLIALGLNWATGAVAFLKRHIRAINLFGGVLLIVIGVLMVSGVWNVWLLNLQGVIGSYVPAI from the coding sequence GTGGGGAATCCCTTCGGCGAGATCGTCTTCAGCGGGCAACTGTTCCTGGCGATCCCGATCGCAGTGCTGGCTGGCCTGGTCTCGTTCGCGTCACCCTGCATCCTGCCGCTCGTGCCCGGGTACCTCGCCTACATCGGCGGTTTCGCCGACGGTAGCGCGGGGTCGAAGTTGTCCGCCCGCCGCGGTCGCAACCGGCTCCTGCTCGGTGTGTCCCTGTTCATCCTCGGTTTCACCCTGGTGTTTGTGCTCACCGGGGTGGTGTTCGGCTTCGCCGGCTTCTGGCTCAACCAGTACCGCGACCTGATCACCCGCATCGCCGGCGCCATCGTGATCCTGCTCGGCCTGGTCTTCGTGGGCCAGTTCGGTGCGATGCAGCGCACCATCAAGACCTCGTGGCGCCCCAGGATGGGCCTGGCCGGCGCCCCAGTGCTCGGCGCGGTCTTCGCGGTCGGCTGGACCCCGTGCACCGGCCCCACGCTCACGGCCATCAACTCGCTGAGCCTGAGCACCGGATCGCCCTGGCAGGGCGGCCTGCTTGCACTGTTCTACGCCCTCGGCCTGGGCATCCCGTTCCTGCTGATCGCCCTGGGTCTGAACTGGGCCACCGGGGCCGTAGCCTTTCTCAAGCGCCACATCCGAGCGATCAACCTGTTCGGTGGCGTGCTCCTGATCGTTATCGGGGTGCTCATGGTGAGCGGCGTGTGGAACGTCTGGCTCCTGAACCTGCAAGGGGTGATTGGCAGCTATGTCCCGGCCATCTGA